In one window of Nakamurella sp. PAMC28650 DNA:
- a CDS encoding TVP38/TMEM64 family protein has translation MPPGTSATSVPTISRRLIWQAVGLLLLVGAMVVLALTVGLPDVAALRADLAQRGWWAGVVFAGIYAAATLSPLPKTVLTLASGALFGVPVGLAVVLVGANVGAVVGFWIGRALGRETVRRLVGTRVDRFDDLLGRRGFLAILTARLIPVVPFTAVNYLAGLTVVRLRDFVAGTALGMIPATTAYVTVGAYGATPGSWPFLAAVAALVLLTLVGGVVTHRRRRARLVRRPAC, from the coding sequence ATGCCGCCCGGAACGAGTGCGACCTCGGTACCGACGATCAGCAGACGGTTGATCTGGCAGGCGGTCGGTCTGTTGCTGCTGGTCGGAGCGATGGTGGTCCTCGCCCTGACCGTCGGACTGCCCGACGTCGCGGCTCTGCGGGCCGACCTGGCGCAGAGGGGATGGTGGGCCGGTGTGGTGTTCGCCGGGATCTACGCCGCTGCCACCCTGTCGCCCCTGCCGAAGACGGTGCTGACCCTTGCCTCGGGTGCACTGTTCGGCGTGCCCGTCGGGCTGGCGGTGGTCCTGGTCGGGGCGAACGTCGGTGCCGTCGTGGGGTTCTGGATCGGCCGGGCGCTGGGCCGGGAAACGGTGCGCCGGCTGGTCGGAACGAGGGTCGATCGTTTCGACGACCTGCTGGGCCGCCGCGGATTCCTGGCCATCCTGACGGCCCGGCTGATCCCGGTCGTCCCGTTCACCGCCGTGAACTACCTGGCCGGGCTGACCGTGGTGCGCCTGCGTGACTTCGTCGCCGGAACGGCACTGGGCATGATCCCGGCCACGACCGCGTACGTGACGGTCGGCGCCTACGGCGCCACACCGGGATCGTGGCCGTTCCTGGCCGCCGTCGCGGCGCTGGTCCTGCTGACGTTGGTCGGCGGGGTGGTGACCCATCGGCGGCGCCGGGCCCGACTGGTCAGGCGTCCCGCCTGTTGA
- a CDS encoding ABC transporter ATP-binding protein, whose translation MIEVSALSKTFGQTKAVDQLSFVVRPGMVTGFLGPNGAGKSTTMRMILGLDNPTAGQALIAGKRYASLVKPLTQVGALLDANWVHPNRSARSHLRWMAASNGLSRKRVDEVLETVGLTSVATKSVGKFSLGMKQRLGLAGAILGDPEVLLFDEPVNGLDPEGILWIRQFMQSLAAAGRTVFVSSHLLSEMAVTAQHLIVIGRGRLIADASTADFIQQSTEATVRVRSPQLPQLTDLLVRNNIRITTDGPALTVHNAPIEQVGDIAAAAGITLHELAGVQGSLEEAFMQLTGDSVEYGGHGFTVGRDPMLPAGAPPPSPHPSPPPPLPVPPARQPMPGGSAPNPYAEGK comes from the coding sequence ATGATCGAAGTTTCGGCACTGTCCAAGACCTTCGGCCAGACCAAGGCCGTCGACCAACTGTCCTTCGTCGTCCGGCCCGGCATGGTGACCGGCTTCCTCGGACCCAACGGCGCCGGCAAGTCCACCACCATGCGGATGATCCTGGGGTTGGACAACCCGACCGCCGGCCAGGCGCTGATCGCCGGAAAGCGGTACGCGTCCCTGGTCAAGCCCCTGACCCAGGTCGGGGCGTTGCTGGACGCGAACTGGGTGCACCCCAACCGCTCCGCGCGCTCGCATCTTCGGTGGATGGCGGCGTCCAACGGCCTCTCGAGGAAGCGGGTCGACGAGGTCCTGGAGACCGTCGGCCTGACTTCGGTGGCCACCAAGTCGGTCGGCAAGTTCTCGCTCGGGATGAAACAGCGCCTCGGCCTGGCCGGGGCGATCCTCGGCGACCCGGAGGTACTGCTCTTCGACGAGCCGGTCAACGGACTGGATCCGGAGGGCATCCTCTGGATTCGGCAGTTCATGCAGAGTCTGGCCGCGGCCGGTCGCACCGTCTTCGTGTCATCCCACCTGCTGTCCGAGATGGCGGTGACGGCACAGCATCTCATCGTCATCGGCCGTGGCCGCCTGATCGCCGACGCGAGTACCGCCGACTTCATCCAGCAGTCCACCGAAGCCACCGTCCGGGTGCGCTCGCCGCAACTCCCCCAGCTCACAGACCTGCTGGTGCGCAACAACATCCGAATCACCACCGATGGGCCGGCACTCACGGTGCACAACGCGCCGATCGAGCAGGTGGGTGACATCGCCGCTGCCGCCGGCATCACCCTGCACGAGCTGGCCGGGGTGCAGGGCTCGTTGGAGGAAGCGTTCATGCAGCTCACCGGTGATTCGGTGGAGTACGGCGGACACGGATTCACCGTCGGCCGGGACCCGATGCTGCCGGCCGGCGCGCCACCGCCGTCACCCCATCCATCACCACCCCCGCCGTTGCCGGTGCCACCTGCACGGCAGCCGATGCCCGGCGGATCCGCGCCGAACCCGTACGCCGAAGGGAAGTGA